In a single window of the Heliangelus exortis chromosome 1, bHelExo1.hap1, whole genome shotgun sequence genome:
- the LUC7L2 gene encoding putative RNA-binding protein Luc7-like 2 isoform X2: MDLGECLKVHDLALRADYEIASKDQDFFFELDAMDHLQSFIADCDRRTEVAKKRLAETQEEISAEVAAKAERVHELNEEIGKLLAKVEQLGADGNVEESQKVMDEVEKARVKKREAEEVYRNSMPASSFQQQKLRVCEVCSAYLGLHDNDRRLADHFGGKLHLGFIEIREKLEELRRIVADKQEKRNQERLKRREEREREEREKLRRSRSHSKHAKRSRSRDRRRHRSRSVSRERKRRTRSKSREKRHRHRSRSNTRSRSRSHHRSRHSSRERSRERSSKKRSSKERSSRDKERSRDRDRTSRDKDRSSRERSPRDFKDKKRSYESANGRSEDPRSSEEREAGEI, translated from the exons ATGGACCTTGGAGAATGTCTGAAGGTGCATGACCTGGCATTAAGGGCAGACTATGAAATAGCATCCAAAGATCAAGATTTCTTCTTTGAGCTTGAC GCAATGGACCACCTGCAGTCATTTATTGCAGACTGCGACAGGAGAACAGAAGTGGCTAAGAAAAGACTAGCAGAAACCCAAGAAGAGATCAGTGCTGAAGTTGCAGCTAAA GCTGAAAGAGTTCATGAATTGAATGAAGAAATCGGGAAACTGCTGGCCAAAGTAGAACAGCTTGGAGCTGATGGGAATGTGGAAGAATCTCAAAAAGTAATGGATGAAGTGGAGAAGGCTCGGGtaaagaagagagaagcagaa gaagTATACAGGAATTCTATGCCTGCCTCcagctttcagcagcagaagctaCGGGTTTGTGAAGTGTGCTCAGCTTATCTTGGTCTTCATGACAATGACCGACGACTTGCTGACCATTTTGGAGGAAAACTGCATTTAGGATTTATTGAAATAAGAGAGAAGCTTGAGGAACTCAGG AGGATTGTGGCTGATAAGCAGGAGAAACGAAATCAGGAACGTCTGAAGCgtagagaggagagagaaagagaagagagggagaaactAAGGAG GTCCAGATCCCACAGCAAGCATGCCAAAAG ATCTAGGTCCCGAGATCGCCGCAGACATCGCTCTCGCTCTGTCTCCCGGGAACGAAAGAGGAGAACTCGCTCCAAATCCCGTGAGAAGCGCCATCGCCACCGGTCTCGCTCCAACACCCGCAGCCGGAGTCGCAGCCACCATCGAAGCAGACACAGCTCCAGGGAGAGAAGCCGAGAGCGCAGCTCCAAAAAGAG GTCCTCAAAAGAAAGATCTTCCAGAGACAAAGAACGTTCAAGAGATCGCGATCGAACTTCACGTGATAAAGACCGGAGCTCACGAGAGAGATCGCCGCGAGATTTCAAAGACAAGAAACGCTCTTACGAGAGTGCTAACGGCCGATCGGAAGACCCAAGGAGCTCGGAAGAGCGTGAAGCAGGGGAGATATAA
- the LOC139790849 gene encoding cytoglobin-1-like encodes MSFSEAEVQSARSAWEKMYVDAEDNGTTVLVRMFTEHPDTKSYFTHFKGMDSAEEMKQSDQVRGHGKKVFTAINDMVQHLDNSEAFLGIVNPLGKKHATQLKIDPKNFRVICDIILQLMEEKFGGDCKASFEKVTNEICTHLNNVYKAEGW; translated from the exons ATGTCATTCTCTGAAGCAGAAGTGCAAAGTGCCCGTAGTGCCTGGGAGAAGATGTATGTGGATGCTGAGGACAATGGGACAACTGTGCTGGTCAG GATGTTTACTGAACACCCAGACACCAAGTCTTACTTCACACACTTCAAAGGCATGGACTCTGCTGAAGAGATGAAACAGTCGGATCAGGTCCGGGGCCATGGCAAGAAGGTTTTCACTGCCATCAATGACATGGTGCAACACCTGGACAACTCCGAGGCTTTTCTTGGGATAGTGAACCCACTGGGCAAGAAACATGCCACCCAGCTGAAGATCGACCCCAAAAACTTTAGG GTTATCTGTGACATTATCTTGCAACTGATGGAGGAAAAATTTGGTGGAGACTGCAAAGCTTCCTTTGAGAAGGTGACCAATGAAATCTGCACTCACCTGAACAATGTCTACAAAGCTGAGGGTTGGTGA